The following are from one region of the Cytobacillus firmus genome:
- a CDS encoding prephenate dehydrogenase, with amino-acid sequence MRGKIFIIGLGLIGGSLALSIKRKHSESMIIGFDVNKEQGRLAQMLGVSDEISDTIKDGARDADLILIAAPVQETQKIIHILKECELKNNVIISDAGSTKKEIVSCAKVLKEKGITFIGGHPMAGSHKSGVTAAKDLLFENAFYLLTPEEHIAPAEVERLKEWLSGTKAKFLTIAPDEHDYITGIVSHFPHMIAASLVHQAEKTSRSHKLIPRLAAGGFRDITRIASSSPAMWRDILLQNKEVLLKLMEDWQGEMEIVKSILRQENSEGIFEYFSHAKMFRDELPQKEKGAIPAFYDLFVDVPDYPGVISEITGYLAQEEISITNIRILETREEIYGVLVISFQTEEDRDRAINCLELYTSYETTIGL; translated from the coding sequence ATGAGAGGGAAGATCTTTATTATTGGCCTTGGTTTGATCGGAGGTTCTTTGGCCCTATCAATAAAAAGAAAACATAGTGAAAGCATGATCATCGGCTTTGATGTTAATAAAGAGCAGGGACGCCTTGCCCAAATGCTTGGGGTCTCAGACGAAATTTCTGATACTATTAAGGATGGGGCAAGGGACGCTGATTTAATTTTAATAGCTGCACCTGTACAGGAGACTCAAAAAATAATACATATTTTAAAAGAGTGTGAATTGAAAAATAACGTCATCATTTCGGATGCAGGCAGCACAAAAAAAGAAATTGTAAGCTGTGCAAAGGTACTAAAGGAAAAAGGAATCACTTTTATCGGTGGGCATCCAATGGCAGGCTCCCATAAGAGTGGTGTCACTGCAGCAAAAGATTTGCTTTTTGAGAATGCCTTTTATCTGCTCACTCCTGAAGAGCATATTGCTCCGGCGGAGGTTGAAAGGTTAAAGGAATGGCTCTCAGGAACAAAAGCGAAATTTCTGACCATAGCTCCCGATGAACATGATTATATAACCGGGATCGTCAGCCATTTTCCGCATATGATAGCTGCTTCCCTGGTCCATCAGGCAGAAAAAACAAGCCGTTCGCACAAGCTGATTCCAAGACTGGCAGCTGGAGGCTTCAGGGATATTACCAGGATTGCCTCCAGCAGCCCTGCTATGTGGAGGGATATTCTCCTTCAGAATAAAGAAGTGCTGCTTAAGTTAATGGAGGATTGGCAGGGAGAAATGGAGATAGTAAAATCAATCCTCAGACAGGAAAACAGTGAGGGCATATTTGAATATTTTTCTCATGCAAAGATGTTCAGGGATGAACTGCCTCAAAAAGAAAAAGGTGCAATTCCGGCATTTTATGATCTGTTCGTGGATGTACCGGACTACCCTGGTGTCATTTCAGAAATCACTGGATATTTGGCTCAGGAAGAAATCAGCATTACGAATATCCGAATCCTGGAGACAAGGGAAGAAATTTATGGAGTTCTGGTTATCAGCTTTCAAACGGAAGAGGACAGGGATCGGGCAATTAATTGCCTGGAACTGTATACAAGCTATGAAACAACCATCGGTCTATAG